In Lineus longissimus chromosome 7, tnLinLong1.2, whole genome shotgun sequence, a genomic segment contains:
- the LOC135491530 gene encoding endothelin-converting enzyme 2-like isoform X1, translating to MSTHKVPMAIGIKKGVTILIFIGLFLLVLSVVLGFFVTKHLPRDGDGTGDAQSAKPVCLSTACLRVAARIQENMSPEIDPCDNFAAFACGNYAADRNLSPGVPPLQVHDDLASIALLKSLRVLEAPVRRKTKESAERKIKDLFASCVSHSETESYKFSAVKRVLYRIGGWDGSYEFLDFRDPVAMNTWDLDDAMKTAYFDLGLEPIFRFYIEDQKYGNVPAHLKIFPIYFYSCVEIDDHFKTYMRKLAMLFNSRDNGKYFASSVQKIFEKICKDAVLEDEIFIEETVTTPADLSKFIPNSIDWIGFLTQNYKISANTKIVVINLHKKMAKLKDLASLDPSAVRNFFALKLIEKYIAAMPKNIKDVYIEYQNKTGNVAYAFPVETDWRSCLKDNINEAMTLALLAEMEKYSEKPVIMNQRLEELGESIRHAGMNRMASLRFLDSKVKRIIWNRLNDKVMVLGGPKWLTCDEKLDRFYEHLNANRSDPYLVNLVNARSFTGKIKATKLNIKDPNIWLFFVRYADAVGAAAFSIPSANGLAIMNSMLGEPFYNDDWPMYLNYGGIGSLIGHEYGHDFDGEVYWMNASRLSTMDNMVKCLRDYYPKVDYKGFKLENSSSIARLTQIQVMSDVLGLKWSWEAYKKEVKRSQREELRLPGIDYTPDQLFFINLAQTWCFQDNVNRTNFKYGARSLIFFSQSEFMPKVFNCPAGSTMNPKQQCKIW from the exons ATGTCGACACATAAAGTTCCGATGGCGATAGGGATTAAGAAAGGAGTGACCATTCTGATATTTATAGGCCTATTTCTTTTAGTGCTGTCTGTAGTTCTCGGATTCTTCGTCACGAAACATTTACCAAGAGACGGAGATGGGACCGGGGACGCCCAGTCCGCCAAGCCTGTCTGCTTGTCGACCGCGTGCCTCCGGGTCGCCGCAAGGATACAAGAAAACATGTCCCCGGAGATCGACCCCTGTGATAATTTTGCAGCATTCGCCTGCGGCAATTACGCGGCGGACAGAAATCTTTCTCCTGGTGTTCCGCCTTTGCAGGTCCATGATGATTTAGCCAGCATAGCTTTGTTAAAGTCGCTGAGGGTTTTGGAAGCACCTGTGAGACGGAAGACGAAGGAATCGGCAGAGAGAAAAATCAAGGATCTGTTTGCGTCATGTGTGTCGCACTCGGAGACGGAGAGCTATAAGTTCAGTGCTGTCAAGAGAGTCTTGTACAGAATTGGAGGATGGGACGGCAGTTATGAATTTTTAG ACTTCCGAGACCCAGTCGCCATGAATACATGGGACCTCGACGACGCAATGAAGACAGCTTACTTCGATCTCGGCTTAGAGCCAATATTCAGGTTTTATATTGAAGACCAGAAGTATGGAAATGTCCCAGCACATCTTAAG ATCTTCCCAATATACTTCTACAGCTGTGTGGAGATAGATGATCACTTCAAAACCTATATGAGGAAACTGGCCATGCTTTTCAACAGCCGTGACAATGGAAAATACTTCGCAAGCTCAGTCCAGAAGATCTTCGAAAAGATTTGCAAG GATGCTGTACTAGAAGACGAGATTTTCATAGAAGAGACTGTAACAACTCCAGCGGACCTCTCAAAATTCATTCCTAATTCT ATTGATTGGATTGGCTTCCTAACACAAAATTATAAAATAAGCGCAAATACAAAAATAGTCGTCATCAACCTTCATAAGAAGATGGCTAAACTAAAGGACTTGGCATCCTTGGATCCAAG tgCCGTGCGCAATTTTTTCGCACTAAAATTAATTGAAAAGTATATCGCAGCTATGCCTAAGAATATAAAAGATGTATATATCGAATATCAGAATAAAACAGGGAACGTCG CGTATGCATTTCCGGTGGAAACTGACTGGAGATCGTGTCTGAAAGATAATATAAACGAGGCAATGACACTAGCGCTCCTGGCGGAGATGGAAAAGTACAGCGAAAAGCCTGTCATTATGAACCAAAGG CTTGAGGAGTTAGGAGAAAGTATTCGACACGCCGGCATGAACCGGATGGCCTCCTTACGGTTCCTGGACAGCAAGGTGAAGAGAATCATTTGGAATCGT CTCAATGACAAAGTGATGGTACTTGGAGGGCCCAAATGGCTCACGTGCGATGAAAAGTTGGACAGGTTCTATGAACAC CTGAACGCCAACCGATCAGATCCGTATTTGGTAAACTTGGTCAACGCAAGAAGTTTTACAGGGAAGATCAAGGCCACCAAATTAAACATCAAAGATCCTAATATATGGCTTTTCTTTGTAAG GTACGCGGATGCAGTTGGAGCGGCAGCCTTTTCCATCCCATCCGCTAATGGGTTAG CTATTATGAATTCAATGTTGGGTGAGCCATTTTACAACGATGACTGGCCGAT GTATCTGAATTATGGTGGTATTGGTAGCCTCATTGGACACGAATATGGGCACGATTTCGACGGAGAAGTGTACTGGATGAATGCCAGCCGGTTATCAACTATGGACAACATGGTAAAATGTTTGAGGGATTATTATCCCAAGGTGGATTACAAGGGCTTCAAG CTGGAGAACTCTTCATCGATCGCCAGGCTGACGCAGATCCAAGTGATGTCGGACGTGTTAGGTCTGAAATGGTCTTGGGAG GCCTACAAGAAGGAAGTAAAGCGCAGTCAACGAGAAGAGTTGCGTCTTCCAGGAATTGACTATACACCGGATCAGTTATTCTTCATCAATTTAGCTCAGACTTGGTGTTTTCAAGATAATGTCAACCGGACCAACTTTAAGTATGGCGCAAG GTCACTGATATTCTTCTCACAGTCAGAGTTTATGCCCAAGGTTTTCAACTGTCCTGCTGGTTCAACAATGAACCCAAAGCAACAATGTAAGATTTGGTGA
- the LOC135491530 gene encoding endothelin-converting enzyme 2-like isoform X3, which translates to MEMSQHILSCVEIDDHFKTYMRKLAMLFNSRDNGKYFASSVQKIFEKICKDAVLEDEIFIEETVTTPADLSKFIPNSIDWIGFLTQNYKISANTKIVVINLHKKMAKLKDLASLDPSAVRNFFALKLIEKYIAAMPKNIKDVYIEYQNKTGNVAYAFPVETDWRSCLKDNINEAMTLALLAEMEKYSEKPVIMNQRLEELGESIRHAGMNRMASLRFLDSKVKRIIWNRLNDKVMVLGGPKWLTCDEKLDRFYEHLNANRSDPYLVNLVNARSFTGKIKATKLNIKDPNIWLFFVRYADAVGAAAFSIPSANGLAIMNSMLGEPFYNDDWPMYLNYGGIGSLIGHEYGHDFDGEVYWMNASRLSTMDNMVKCLRDYYPKVDYKGFKLENSSSIARLTQIQVMSDVLGLKWSWEAYKKEVKRSQREELRLPGIDYTPDQLFFINLAQTWCFQDNVNRTNFKYGARSLIFFSQSEFMPKVFNCPAGSTMNPKQQCKIW; encoded by the exons ATGGAAATGTCCCAGCACATCTTAAG CTGTGTGGAGATAGATGATCACTTCAAAACCTATATGAGGAAACTGGCCATGCTTTTCAACAGCCGTGACAATGGAAAATACTTCGCAAGCTCAGTCCAGAAGATCTTCGAAAAGATTTGCAAG GATGCTGTACTAGAAGACGAGATTTTCATAGAAGAGACTGTAACAACTCCAGCGGACCTCTCAAAATTCATTCCTAATTCT ATTGATTGGATTGGCTTCCTAACACAAAATTATAAAATAAGCGCAAATACAAAAATAGTCGTCATCAACCTTCATAAGAAGATGGCTAAACTAAAGGACTTGGCATCCTTGGATCCAAG tgCCGTGCGCAATTTTTTCGCACTAAAATTAATTGAAAAGTATATCGCAGCTATGCCTAAGAATATAAAAGATGTATATATCGAATATCAGAATAAAACAGGGAACGTCG CGTATGCATTTCCGGTGGAAACTGACTGGAGATCGTGTCTGAAAGATAATATAAACGAGGCAATGACACTAGCGCTCCTGGCGGAGATGGAAAAGTACAGCGAAAAGCCTGTCATTATGAACCAAAGG CTTGAGGAGTTAGGAGAAAGTATTCGACACGCCGGCATGAACCGGATGGCCTCCTTACGGTTCCTGGACAGCAAGGTGAAGAGAATCATTTGGAATCGT CTCAATGACAAAGTGATGGTACTTGGAGGGCCCAAATGGCTCACGTGCGATGAAAAGTTGGACAGGTTCTATGAACAC CTGAACGCCAACCGATCAGATCCGTATTTGGTAAACTTGGTCAACGCAAGAAGTTTTACAGGGAAGATCAAGGCCACCAAATTAAACATCAAAGATCCTAATATATGGCTTTTCTTTGTAAG GTACGCGGATGCAGTTGGAGCGGCAGCCTTTTCCATCCCATCCGCTAATGGGTTAG CTATTATGAATTCAATGTTGGGTGAGCCATTTTACAACGATGACTGGCCGAT GTATCTGAATTATGGTGGTATTGGTAGCCTCATTGGACACGAATATGGGCACGATTTCGACGGAGAAGTGTACTGGATGAATGCCAGCCGGTTATCAACTATGGACAACATGGTAAAATGTTTGAGGGATTATTATCCCAAGGTGGATTACAAGGGCTTCAAG CTGGAGAACTCTTCATCGATCGCCAGGCTGACGCAGATCCAAGTGATGTCGGACGTGTTAGGTCTGAAATGGTCTTGGGAG GCCTACAAGAAGGAAGTAAAGCGCAGTCAACGAGAAGAGTTGCGTCTTCCAGGAATTGACTATACACCGGATCAGTTATTCTTCATCAATTTAGCTCAGACTTGGTGTTTTCAAGATAATGTCAACCGGACCAACTTTAAGTATGGCGCAAG GTCACTGATATTCTTCTCACAGTCAGAGTTTATGCCCAAGGTTTTCAACTGTCCTGCTGGTTCAACAATGAACCCAAAGCAACAATGTAAGATTTGGTGA
- the LOC135490797 gene encoding isocitrate dehydrogenase [NAD] subunit gamma, mitochondrial-like: MATSLKKVLCPETRQLFRFFSGLECRSLSHARSVYGGPASKNHEAKRRYSTPVLARAQYGGRHTVTLLPGDGIGQELMPHIREVFRCAGVPVDFEEVELTNESDENDMENALLAIKRNGVCLKGNIETDIVKAGHRSKNIDLRTSLDLFAHIIHVKNIPGVATRHDNIDIVMIRENTEGEYANLEHENVPGVVESLKIITRERSTRIAEFAFEYAQKNGRKKVSAIHKANIMKLGDGLFLECCHKVSERYPDINFEGMIIDNASMQMVSRPEQFDVMVMPNLYGNIISNIGAGLVGGPGIIAGRNIGKNYAIFETGIRGSLRHKVGGNVANPCALLTAAADMLDYIGLPNHSQLIADSVHKVISQLKIHTPDLGGQNTTNEIVEAVISDIKQKTATYD; the protein is encoded by the exons ATGGCAACCTCCTTGAAAAAGGTTTTGTGCCCTGAAACGCGGCAATTATTTCGCTTTTTCTCCGGATTAGAGTGCCGATCG ctttCGCATGCAAGGAGCGTCTATGGAGGCCCAGCCTCTAAGAACCATGAGGCAAAAAGACGCTATTCTACCCCTGTG CTGGCACGCGCCCAATATGGTGGCCGCCACACTGTCACACTCCTTCCTGGTGATGGAATCGGACAGGAGCTGATGCCACATATCAGAGAGGTGTTCAG ATGTGCTGGTGTACCAGTTGACTTTGAGGAAGTAGAGCTGACCAACGAATCTGATGAAAATGACATGGAAAATGCTCTTCTTGCAATCAAACGAAATGGAGTCTGCTTAAAAG GAAATATTGAAACAGACATAGTCAAAGCAGGCCATCGTTCAAAGAATATTGACTTAAG GACAAGTCTCGATCTTTTTGCACACATTATTCATGTGAAGAACATCCCTGGTGTGGCCACCCGTCATGACAATATCGATATTGTCATGATCCGTGAGAATACTGAGGGGGAATACGCAAATCTTGAACATGAG AATGTCCCAGGCGTTGTTGAAAGTTTGAAGATCATAACCCGTGAGCGATCCACGAGAATAGCTGAGTTTGCTTTTGAATACGCACAAAAAAATGGGAGGAAGAAAGTCTCGGCCATTCACAAAGCTAACATCAT GAAATTAGGAGATGGTCTATTCCTAGAGTGCTGCCACAAGGTTTCTGAGCGATATCCCGATATCAACTTTGAAGGAATGATCATAGATAATGCCAGTATGCAG atgGTGTCTCGACCCGAGCAGTTTGACGTAATGGTGATGCCTAATCTATATGGTAACATCATCAGTAACATCGGAGCAGGTTTGGTTGGGGGGCCTGGCATCATTGCTGGCAGGAATATCGGCAAGAACTATGCTATCTTCGAAACG GGTATCCGAGGATCACTCCGCCACAAGGTAGGAGGTAATGTGGCTAATCCTTGTGCTTTGTTGACAGCTGCTGCCGACATGCTGGACTACATCGG CTTGCCAAATCATTCGCAGCTCATTGCAGACTCTGTACACAAAGTAATAAGCCAGCTAAAGATCCACACTCCTGACCTGGGAGGACAGAACACCACTAATGAGATTGTAGAAGCAGTTATCAGTGATATCAAGCAGAAGACTGCGACTTATGATTAG
- the LOC135491530 gene encoding endothelin-converting enzyme 2-like isoform X2, whose translation MSLFLHLIADFRDPVAMNTWDLDDAMKTAYFDLGLEPIFRFYIEDQKYGNVPAHLKIFPIYFYSCVEIDDHFKTYMRKLAMLFNSRDNGKYFASSVQKIFEKICKDAVLEDEIFIEETVTTPADLSKFIPNSIDWIGFLTQNYKISANTKIVVINLHKKMAKLKDLASLDPSAVRNFFALKLIEKYIAAMPKNIKDVYIEYQNKTGNVAYAFPVETDWRSCLKDNINEAMTLALLAEMEKYSEKPVIMNQRLEELGESIRHAGMNRMASLRFLDSKVKRIIWNRLNDKVMVLGGPKWLTCDEKLDRFYEHLNANRSDPYLVNLVNARSFTGKIKATKLNIKDPNIWLFFVRYADAVGAAAFSIPSANGLAIMNSMLGEPFYNDDWPMYLNYGGIGSLIGHEYGHDFDGEVYWMNASRLSTMDNMVKCLRDYYPKVDYKGFKLENSSSIARLTQIQVMSDVLGLKWSWEAYKKEVKRSQREELRLPGIDYTPDQLFFINLAQTWCFQDNVNRTNFKYGARSLIFFSQSEFMPKVFNCPAGSTMNPKQQCKIW comes from the exons ATGTCCCTCTTTCTCCACCTTATTGCAGACTTCCGAGACCCAGTCGCCATGAATACATGGGACCTCGACGACGCAATGAAGACAGCTTACTTCGATCTCGGCTTAGAGCCAATATTCAGGTTTTATATTGAAGACCAGAAGTATGGAAATGTCCCAGCACATCTTAAG ATCTTCCCAATATACTTCTACAGCTGTGTGGAGATAGATGATCACTTCAAAACCTATATGAGGAAACTGGCCATGCTTTTCAACAGCCGTGACAATGGAAAATACTTCGCAAGCTCAGTCCAGAAGATCTTCGAAAAGATTTGCAAG GATGCTGTACTAGAAGACGAGATTTTCATAGAAGAGACTGTAACAACTCCAGCGGACCTCTCAAAATTCATTCCTAATTCT ATTGATTGGATTGGCTTCCTAACACAAAATTATAAAATAAGCGCAAATACAAAAATAGTCGTCATCAACCTTCATAAGAAGATGGCTAAACTAAAGGACTTGGCATCCTTGGATCCAAG tgCCGTGCGCAATTTTTTCGCACTAAAATTAATTGAAAAGTATATCGCAGCTATGCCTAAGAATATAAAAGATGTATATATCGAATATCAGAATAAAACAGGGAACGTCG CGTATGCATTTCCGGTGGAAACTGACTGGAGATCGTGTCTGAAAGATAATATAAACGAGGCAATGACACTAGCGCTCCTGGCGGAGATGGAAAAGTACAGCGAAAAGCCTGTCATTATGAACCAAAGG CTTGAGGAGTTAGGAGAAAGTATTCGACACGCCGGCATGAACCGGATGGCCTCCTTACGGTTCCTGGACAGCAAGGTGAAGAGAATCATTTGGAATCGT CTCAATGACAAAGTGATGGTACTTGGAGGGCCCAAATGGCTCACGTGCGATGAAAAGTTGGACAGGTTCTATGAACAC CTGAACGCCAACCGATCAGATCCGTATTTGGTAAACTTGGTCAACGCAAGAAGTTTTACAGGGAAGATCAAGGCCACCAAATTAAACATCAAAGATCCTAATATATGGCTTTTCTTTGTAAG GTACGCGGATGCAGTTGGAGCGGCAGCCTTTTCCATCCCATCCGCTAATGGGTTAG CTATTATGAATTCAATGTTGGGTGAGCCATTTTACAACGATGACTGGCCGAT GTATCTGAATTATGGTGGTATTGGTAGCCTCATTGGACACGAATATGGGCACGATTTCGACGGAGAAGTGTACTGGATGAATGCCAGCCGGTTATCAACTATGGACAACATGGTAAAATGTTTGAGGGATTATTATCCCAAGGTGGATTACAAGGGCTTCAAG CTGGAGAACTCTTCATCGATCGCCAGGCTGACGCAGATCCAAGTGATGTCGGACGTGTTAGGTCTGAAATGGTCTTGGGAG GCCTACAAGAAGGAAGTAAAGCGCAGTCAACGAGAAGAGTTGCGTCTTCCAGGAATTGACTATACACCGGATCAGTTATTCTTCATCAATTTAGCTCAGACTTGGTGTTTTCAAGATAATGTCAACCGGACCAACTTTAAGTATGGCGCAAG GTCACTGATATTCTTCTCACAGTCAGAGTTTATGCCCAAGGTTTTCAACTGTCCTGCTGGTTCAACAATGAACCCAAAGCAACAATGTAAGATTTGGTGA